A single window of Nicotiana sylvestris chromosome 3, ASM39365v2, whole genome shotgun sequence DNA harbors:
- the LOC104249671 gene encoding peroxisomal (S)-2-hydroxyacid oxidase GLO4-like isoform X1, translated as MAEPVNVNEFQVLARQALPKMYYNYYTGGAEDQHTLRENVEAFRRITIRPRILVDVSRIDMSTAILGYKTSAPIMIAPTAMHKLAHPEGEVATARAAAASDVIMGLSYMSTCTVEEVTSSCNAVRFFQIYVYKRRDITAFMVQRAERNGFKAIILTADTPRLGRREADIKNKMVAPQLKNFEGLISTEYVSDDGSNIEAFAAVTFDASLCWKDIAWLKSITNLPILIKGVLTSEDAIKAVEVGVAGIIVSNHGARQLDYAPATISVLEEVVHAIQDKVPVFFDGGVRRGTDIFKVLALGAKAVLIGRAVVYGLAAKGEHGVKQVIEMLKNELELTMTLSGCCTINDITRSHVKTDKEICCRM; from the exons ATGGCAGAACCAGTTAATGTGAACGAATTCCAAGTGCTTGCTAGGCAGGCCCTTCCGAAGATGTACTATAACTACTATACTGGAGGAGCTGAGGACCAGCACACCCTAAGAGAAAATGTAGAAGCATTTCGTAGAATCAC TATTCGACCTAGAATACTTGTTGATGTGAGCAGGATAGACATGTCAACGGCTATACTCGGTTACAAGACATCCGCTCCTATTATGATTGCCCCAACTGCCATGCATAAATTGGCACATCCTGAAG GAGAAGTTGCTACAGCTAGAGCCGCTGCAGCATCTGATGTTATTATG GGACTGTCATATATGTCAACCTGCACAGTGGAGGAGGTTACATCGAGCTGCAATGCTGTTCGCTTCTTCCAAATATAT GTTTACAAAAGGAGGGATATAACAGCATTTATGGTACAAAGAGCTGAGAGGAATGGGTTTAAGGCTATTATTCTTACTGCTGATACCCCGAGGCTTGGTAGAAGGGAGGCAGATATAAAGAATAA GATGGTCGCACCTCAGTTGAAGAACTTTGAAGGTCTTATATCAACTGAATATGTTTCT GACGACGGCTCAAATATTGAAGCCTTTGCTGCTGTAACTTTTGATGCTTCCTTGTGTTGGAAG GATATCGCGTGGTTGAAATCAATTACCAACTTGCCAATTCTGATTAAGGGCGTTCTGACTTCTGAAGATG CAATAAAAGCAGTTGAAGTAGGAGTTGCAGGAATTATTGTCTCTAACCATGGAGCTCGGCAACTAGATTATGCTCCAGCTACTATTTCTGTTCTTGAAGAG GTGGTCCATGCTATTCAAGATAAAGTTCCAGTTTTCTTTGATGGAGGAGTGAGGCGAGGAACAGACATATTCAAGGTCTTAGCACTTGGCGCAAAAGCTGTTCTG ATTGGTCGAGCAGTTGTGTATGGCCTGGCTGCAAAGGGGGAGCATGGGGTAAAGCAAGTTATTGAAATGCTCAAGAATGAACTTGAGTTGACAATGACCCTTTCTGGCTGCTGTACTATCAACGACATTACCAGAAGCCACGTGAAAACAGATAAAGAAATATGCTGTAGGATGTAG
- the LOC104249671 gene encoding peroxisomal (S)-2-hydroxyacid oxidase GLO4-like isoform X3: MSTAILGYKTSAPIMIAPTAMHKLAHPEGEVATARAAAASDVIMGLSYMSTCTVEEVTSSCNAVRFFQIYVYKRRDITAFMVQRAERNGFKAIILTADTPRLGRREADIKNKMVAPQLKNFEGLISTEYVSDDGSNIEAFAAVTFDASLCWKDIAWLKSITNLPILIKGVLTSEDAIKAVEVGVAGIIVSNHGARQLDYAPATISVLEEVVHAIQDKVPVFFDGGVRRGTDIFKVLALGAKAVLIGRAVVYGLAAKGEHGVKQVIEMLKNELELTMTLSGCCTINDITRSHVKTDKEICCRM; encoded by the exons ATGTCAACGGCTATACTCGGTTACAAGACATCCGCTCCTATTATGATTGCCCCAACTGCCATGCATAAATTGGCACATCCTGAAG GAGAAGTTGCTACAGCTAGAGCCGCTGCAGCATCTGATGTTATTATG GGACTGTCATATATGTCAACCTGCACAGTGGAGGAGGTTACATCGAGCTGCAATGCTGTTCGCTTCTTCCAAATATAT GTTTACAAAAGGAGGGATATAACAGCATTTATGGTACAAAGAGCTGAGAGGAATGGGTTTAAGGCTATTATTCTTACTGCTGATACCCCGAGGCTTGGTAGAAGGGAGGCAGATATAAAGAATAA GATGGTCGCACCTCAGTTGAAGAACTTTGAAGGTCTTATATCAACTGAATATGTTTCT GACGACGGCTCAAATATTGAAGCCTTTGCTGCTGTAACTTTTGATGCTTCCTTGTGTTGGAAG GATATCGCGTGGTTGAAATCAATTACCAACTTGCCAATTCTGATTAAGGGCGTTCTGACTTCTGAAGATG CAATAAAAGCAGTTGAAGTAGGAGTTGCAGGAATTATTGTCTCTAACCATGGAGCTCGGCAACTAGATTATGCTCCAGCTACTATTTCTGTTCTTGAAGAG GTGGTCCATGCTATTCAAGATAAAGTTCCAGTTTTCTTTGATGGAGGAGTGAGGCGAGGAACAGACATATTCAAGGTCTTAGCACTTGGCGCAAAAGCTGTTCTG ATTGGTCGAGCAGTTGTGTATGGCCTGGCTGCAAAGGGGGAGCATGGGGTAAAGCAAGTTATTGAAATGCTCAAGAATGAACTTGAGTTGACAATGACCCTTTCTGGCTGCTGTACTATCAACGACATTACCAGAAGCCACGTGAAAACAGATAAAGAAATATGCTGTAGGATGTAG
- the LOC104249671 gene encoding peroxisomal (S)-2-hydroxyacid oxidase GLO4-like isoform X2, producing the protein MAEPVNVNEFQVLARQALPKMYYNYYTGGAEDQHTLRENVEAFRRITIDMSTAILGYKTSAPIMIAPTAMHKLAHPEGEVATARAAAASDVIMGLSYMSTCTVEEVTSSCNAVRFFQIYVYKRRDITAFMVQRAERNGFKAIILTADTPRLGRREADIKNKMVAPQLKNFEGLISTEYVSDDGSNIEAFAAVTFDASLCWKDIAWLKSITNLPILIKGVLTSEDAIKAVEVGVAGIIVSNHGARQLDYAPATISVLEEVVHAIQDKVPVFFDGGVRRGTDIFKVLALGAKAVLIGRAVVYGLAAKGEHGVKQVIEMLKNELELTMTLSGCCTINDITRSHVKTDKEICCRM; encoded by the exons ATGGCAGAACCAGTTAATGTGAACGAATTCCAAGTGCTTGCTAGGCAGGCCCTTCCGAAGATGTACTATAACTACTATACTGGAGGAGCTGAGGACCAGCACACCCTAAGAGAAAATGTAGAAGCATTTCGTAGAATCAC GATAGACATGTCAACGGCTATACTCGGTTACAAGACATCCGCTCCTATTATGATTGCCCCAACTGCCATGCATAAATTGGCACATCCTGAAG GAGAAGTTGCTACAGCTAGAGCCGCTGCAGCATCTGATGTTATTATG GGACTGTCATATATGTCAACCTGCACAGTGGAGGAGGTTACATCGAGCTGCAATGCTGTTCGCTTCTTCCAAATATAT GTTTACAAAAGGAGGGATATAACAGCATTTATGGTACAAAGAGCTGAGAGGAATGGGTTTAAGGCTATTATTCTTACTGCTGATACCCCGAGGCTTGGTAGAAGGGAGGCAGATATAAAGAATAA GATGGTCGCACCTCAGTTGAAGAACTTTGAAGGTCTTATATCAACTGAATATGTTTCT GACGACGGCTCAAATATTGAAGCCTTTGCTGCTGTAACTTTTGATGCTTCCTTGTGTTGGAAG GATATCGCGTGGTTGAAATCAATTACCAACTTGCCAATTCTGATTAAGGGCGTTCTGACTTCTGAAGATG CAATAAAAGCAGTTGAAGTAGGAGTTGCAGGAATTATTGTCTCTAACCATGGAGCTCGGCAACTAGATTATGCTCCAGCTACTATTTCTGTTCTTGAAGAG GTGGTCCATGCTATTCAAGATAAAGTTCCAGTTTTCTTTGATGGAGGAGTGAGGCGAGGAACAGACATATTCAAGGTCTTAGCACTTGGCGCAAAAGCTGTTCTG ATTGGTCGAGCAGTTGTGTATGGCCTGGCTGCAAAGGGGGAGCATGGGGTAAAGCAAGTTATTGAAATGCTCAAGAATGAACTTGAGTTGACAATGACCCTTTCTGGCTGCTGTACTATCAACGACATTACCAGAAGCCACGTGAAAACAGATAAAGAAATATGCTGTAGGATGTAG
- the LOC104249669 gene encoding peroxisomal (S)-2-hydroxyacid oxidase GLO4-like, whose translation MAGEAVNVNEFQELAKQALPKMYYDFFAGGAEDQYTLNENIEAFRRITIRPRILVDVSRIDISTVILGHKTSAPIMVAPTSSHQLAHPEGEVATARGAAACNVIMGLSFTATCTIEEVASSCNAVRFFQTYVYKRRDITELMVHKAESNGFRAIILTADTPRLGRREADIKNKMISPRLRNFEGLITTEVVSDKGSNLEAYAAGTLDPSLCWKDIVWLKSVTKLPILIKGVLTGEDAIKAVEAGVAGIIVSNHGARQLDYTPATISVLEEVVNAVQGKVPVLLDGGIRRGTDIFKALALGAKAVLIGRPIVYGLATKGESGVKQVIEMLKNELEQTMALAGCCNVNDITRSHVKTEKERFLCRM comes from the exons ATGGCAGGTGAAGCAGTTAATGTGAATGAATTTCAAGAGCTAGCTAAGCAAGCTCTTCCAAAGATGTACTATGACTTCTTTGCTGGAGGAGCTGAAGATCAGTATACACTAAATGAAAATATAGAAGCATTTCGTAGAATCAC TATTAGGCCAAGAATACTTGTTGATGTGAGCAGAATAGACATATCAACTGTTATACTCGGTCACAAGACGTCGGCTCCCATTATGGTTGCCCCAACTTCCTCACATCAATTGGCACATCCTGAAG GGGAAGTTGCAACAGCTAGAGGTGCTGCAGCATGTAATGTTATCATG GGATTGTCATTTACGGCCACATGCACCATTGAGGAGGTTGCTTCAAGCTGCAACGCTGTTCGCTTCTTCCAAACATAT GTTTACAAAAGGAGAGATATAACCGAACTTATGGTACACAAAGCTGAGAGCAATGGATTCAGGGCTATAATTCTCACTGCTGATACTCCAAGGCTTGGCAGAAGGGAGGCTGATATAAAGAATAA GATGATTTCACCTCGGTTGAGGAACTTTGAAGGTCTTATAACAACTGAAGTAGTTTCT GACAAGGGCTCAAATCTTGAAGCATACGCTGCAGGAACTCTTGATCCTTCGCTTTGCTGGAAG GATATAGTGTGGTTAAAATCAGTTACCAAGTTGCCAATTCTGATTAAGGGCGTTCTCACTGGTGAAGATG CAATAAAAGCAGTTGAAGCAGGAGTTGCAGGAATTATTGTCTCTAACCATGGAGCTCGGCAACTAGATTATACTCCAGCTACTATTTCTGTTCTTGAAGAG GTGGTCAATGCTGTTCAAGGCAAAGTTCCAGTTCTTCTTGATGGAGGAATTAGGCGAGGAACAGACATATTCAAGGCGTTAGCACTTGGCGCAAAAGCTGTTCTG ATTGGTCGACCGATTGTCTATGGACTGGCCACTAAGGGAGAGTCTGGGGTAAAGCAAGTCattgaaatgctgaagaatgaaCTTGAGCAGACCATGGCGCTTGCTGGCTGCTGCAATGTGAATGACATAACCAGAAGCCATGTTAAgacagagaaagaaaggttcctttGTAGGATGTAG